The genomic region cctcatgaatgggattagtgcccttgtaaaagAGGTCCCAGAGAGATTCTTCTCACCTCTTCCATTCTGTAAGGATATAGTGAGAAGGCAACCcatatgaaccaggaagtgggccctcaACAGACATtaaatctgctggtgccttgaacTTGGACTTTCCAGCCGCCAAAACtggagtaagaaaaaaatgtgtttttttggttttttttttagagagagaaaaagtaggggagggacagagggagagggggaaagagaaagaattgcaagcaggctccacgcccagtgcagagcccaatgcagggctggatctcatgaccctgagatcacgacctaagctgaaaccaagagtcgggtgcttaactgactgagccacaaggTGCTCCTAAAAATTGTTTTTCGTAAGTCACCcagtttttggtattttgttatagcagcccaaggaGACAAGTGTATTTAGAAAAGAGcagttaaatctttaaaatagtgggaaatggggctcctgggtggctcagtcagttaagcatctgccttcagctcaggtcatgattcctgggtcctgggatcgaatcccacatcaggctctctgctcagcgggaagtctgtttctccctctccctctgctgctccccctgcttgtgcttgccctctgtctctctctctctctctgtcagataaacaaaatctttaaaaaaaaatagtggaaaatAACAAAGGATTAAAGAAGTTGGAgttcattttagagaaaatctGGAAGTTTGAAGTACAGCAAAGCCTGAATTAACTGGACTACTcggtgcactgtgtgtgtgttttgagaaAGACTGTTGGGAAATGCACAGTTCTTCAGGAAAATACACAATATATCAACTTCAGATGGCTATAAAAACCAGTGCTTTGAACGCTGATGGTCAAGAGAAGGGGGCTGTGAATGGAGGctaggagagaggagggggagtgAGCTGCAGGCAAAGGAGAGGTGACACGGAGGATGTGGGGACAAATGATAGGGGAGAAAAGTGAGCAAGGGAAATAAGATCATCCCTCATGCTTAGAAATTTGATATGAAGgagttacaaaaaataaaaactctttggGGTCTGTTCAGAGTCTGGACAGATTTAGTCCTGTTTTCTATACGTTGTCTGTATATGTAGAAATCATTTTCATGGTCCTGAGAGGTCCTGAGAGGATGAGTGACTTGACCAGGTGCTCTTCTGTTGCTGTCCCTCAACACAGAGAAAATGATGCTTTGTAAATTTTGCACAATTCTGAGTTCCTAAGTGGCAATCATATATAAATACaacaaatgtattaaatattttcagattacGGTTGAACAGGTTTATGCTACTATCCAGCACCATACTATCCAGTGATACAACTATTACTGGATAACAGACAATTAAATTGTCCAGAACTCTAGTTTTCTAGCTTTGAAGTTCTTGAAGGTTTTTGTACAGATGTATTGCTTGCTCCTCCCAAGTAATAAGAATGTTGTGATGCACtctttccttttgttctgttAGGAAGCTGTTGATCAGAAGATAAGACAAAACGCTCAAAGATAGTGTATTACCTTAGAACTTACACATCATATTTTtcaaagctttatttttctatttctaatttatttgttttctatttctaatttaactTTTTGTGAGGTACCAGGGatcatttttagaaagattaagGGACATATTGATATTATCGATAAGTTTCTCGATTTCTGTCAAAATTGATCCGTATCTCTAAAATCAGacctcatattttttttcttccttttcacttcTTCTTCAGccaactgattctaaaattttaattttcagattctGAGCTTCAGAATTTAATGACCCCAAAATATGCAAAAGGAAccatgttttagaaatttattttttaaagttcagaatCCTTTTGAATGTAGTGTTTTCCtaaattaagtattttaagtTTGGACTTTGTGAAGTGCTCAAAAAGGGACACATCTGAAACTCTTGAGAGTGGTAGCAAGAAACAAGGGAGAGGGTGGAAGTTTGCCCTCCCCTCCATGTGACAGACTAAGAACAGACATCGTGCATTCTTCTGGCCACTCACTTACTGTCACCATATGTCTTTACTTTTATACCTTCCAGCTGAAAGGGGCTGCTAACATCTCAGGAAACTGCTGCTGGCCACAATCAATATACAGTTCATTTTACTAGAATTTCTGAAGGGTCACTAAACAAGATCTCGTGATGTAACCTAGCAGTAGCCACCCCCTCATTAGAGTATTTATGTCATCAACATTGAACAACCAATGTTTTTACAATTTATCAAAAAGAgctatgaatattattttttttaaagactttatttattcgtgagagcaggaggtgaggggagagagagagggaggcagagggagaagcaggctcccctcggagcagggagcctgttgcgggacttaatcccaggaccctggggtcacgacctgagccaaaggcagacgcttaaccaactgagccacgcaggcgcccagAGCTATgaatattattaaagaaaagtgggggtgggggggacatttTACTTTGTGCTGAGCATGATTTAAGtacttctcttcatttttcacatttgagCTTCTAGAACTTGTCTACATATTTTCCTGATGTGCAGCCTTAGGTTACAATactgttttgtgttctttttgaCTTTAAAGTctgcattaaacattttttttgcttttaaaaatatcaataaatgttggggtgcctgggtggctcagtcattgggcatctgccttcggctcaggtcgtgatcccggggtcctgggatcgagccccgcatcaggctccctgctcagccggaggcctgcttctccctctcccactccccctgcatgtgttccctctcgctgtctctctctctgtcaaataaataaataaaatctttaaaaaaataaaaaaataaaaataaattaaaatatcaataaatgtaattttgCTGCATAGTATTTTCTCATGTTAATGTACTGAAGTTTACTGCATTGCTGTCTATTTTTTTACAtaactgaaaacaatttttttagataaaaaataaaactcttaagatATAGTGTAATATCTTTCTAATTCTTAACCTTTTCTTTAGCAGCTTACCCTTAAAGATAGCCTGAAGCCAAAGTTACTCTCCAGTGGTTTGTCCATTGGGGTTTGGCCCCTGTCTGTCTCTGAGCACCCAGCATCCTAGCCTAGCCGCCCACAGATAGTCTGTTACGCTGTGCCTCCCTTTGCCATTTAAGCTTATTAAGGCCATTTTATTaagatatgtattatatactataaagTTCACCCATTTAGAGTGTACTAGTTTGCCTTTTTAATCTCTGCTTTCTGAgcttctacttttctttctctgtgactaATAAGTGAGTAGTTCACCACAGAAAACATGACTTTTCTCTCCAAATGGTAAACGATACTTATCCATTTTATTTCCTAGTGTTTTCCTTCCCATTGTGTATTTATTGGCATCATTTGGCATCAGCTGTAGCTTGagtttcataaaatatatgtttacttCCCTGGCTTTGTGCTGAGGGCAACAGTTTGAGATAGTGGTTTatagtcattaaaatttttttttggtttttttggtagTTGCTTTTTGTGAAAAGTTGCTTTTTGCCTGTGTCCCTTATATTGAACTGAATACTTGGAACAAAGtctgaaaaatgttcaaaaaagaggtttaaagtgtttttttccaTAAATTCACAGATATGAACAGAATAACCATTTCTAGTCCTAATCTAGTGGCAAAAACCCAGCAACGATTTAAAAACAGATCCAATGAATAAATCATTAAGTAGGCAGATAAACCAAAAGAGAACCTTAAGTTAGATTGGAGGGAAGGCaggaatggggagatgttggtcgaAGAGTATAAAGATTACCAGGATCTGGGAATCTAAAGTACATCGTGGTGATTACAGCTAATAGTACTGtactatatacttgaaagttgctaagagagcaaATCTTCAATGTTCTCAttgcaaaaaagaaatggtaattatttgACAGGATGCAGATATTAGCTAAGACTGTGTtcgtaatcattttgcaatacatgtATCAAACCACATTATATGCCTTTACCTCGTACaaagttatatgtcaattgtatatCAATAAAGCTGGGTGAGGGTTAGATTGGAGGGGATCTTTGTGACAAAAGGATTAAATCGAAGATAGAGACACAAATTGTTTTTATGGACACTTTAATCCTGTATGAGCTGCTGTGCCTTTTAAATGTCTCTGCTATAAAATTCCCATGATCTCATTTCAGGGAAAGCAGAGGCTGACTTGACAGGACTGGTAAGTTTTATTGATGACACATCTTGTCATTAAACAGTGGGAGAGTTAATTAACGTTTGGTTAGTAGGCACAAAGTAAAAATTGGGTGAATGTGTGCATGTGGAAACAGAtattccttctccctttgcccctattATCAACTCCAAATATTACAGTCTGGTTACAAAGTGTTTGGATCCTGAAGTTTTTTTACAGCTGAATGTTTAAACTTCTAGTTGGGTAACtttattgtcatattttatatttaattgttcTTTCAGCTATTCCCTTCAGCAAGCTCAAGCTTTTTATACATTCCCATTTCAACAAATGATGGCTGAAGCTCCTGATAGGGCAGTGGTGAGTGAACAGCAGATGCCAGCAGAAGTTCTGGACCCAGCTCCTGCTCAGGAACCTGTACAAGGTAGTTTTCATCCTGATAGTGTAGAAAATTAGCTATTGGATTAGCCAACTTAGGTAAAAAAGGGGTTTAATGACGAATTTTAGTTTTACTTTAGTATTAAAATTTTTAGCCACTTTTTAAGTATGTGCAAGGCACATAGGTTTGGGGGAATAAAAGAACGTGGGTCCTGTCCTCAAATATCTCCTAATCTAGTAGGAGAAAATAATAAGTAAACACATGTTATACTTCAGCACACAGCACACAGGATGCTGTGAGAGCTCATAGGGTTGACACCTAACTCAGACCGAGGCCCAGAGGCAGCTTCCCAGAGCTCTGGAAGCCAAGGATGAGGAGACTTTATCCCCAGGAAGAATGGGATGGGGAAATTCCAGACTTCGGGAACAGTGTATGCAAAAGCACAAATGTGAAGAAGCATGACTTGAAAAGTAGTGATTCTGTGTTTTGGCGTCTGGTGTATAGCCGAAAAATAGTAAATGATGAGGCTTATAACCTGAAGAACGTATGTTCTGTCCTGAAGGCAGTAGGGAGCTGTTGAGAGAATATAAGCAGAGGGCGACTTACATAGACTGACATTCTAAAAGTCAGCCTAGAAATATTGTAGAGGATAGATTGGATAGTAGGGAGTGAGGCAGAATTTGGAGGCAGAAAGTGGATTTGAGACTGAATAATCTGGGGATGAAATGAGGAGGACctgaggggatggagaggaggTAATGGTTTTCTCCAGGGTAGCAGTATTGTATGAGAAATGGGCACAGCGTTTCAATTTATGATTCCAGAAACACATCTGACTCCATTGCATTGGAGATACCTCTGCCCTTGACTCTCCTATTGCCTCAAAGGTAGATCTCTTGGCATAGGGGGTGGCTAAATCAGAGTGACGTAGAGAGAGGAAGGACAGGAGGCTGGGCTAGGGAACCACCAAATAGTAGTagaatgggggaggggcccaAGAAATTAAGAGCGATGTTTAAGAATTAAGGGTAGGAAAACCAAGCCTTTCTGTGGGTAAAACTTTAAATTGGTGGTTCTTGACCaagcatccccccacccccccacccccaccctgcaagGGACATTGGGCATTGTCCGGAGACAGCTTTGATTGTCATGATTGGCAGGGTActactggcatctaatgggtagaggccaaggtGCTATTAAATGTTCTATAATGTACAGGACAACCCCCTATAACCAAAAATTATTCAATCTAAAATGTTATtagtgctgagattgagaaatcTCAATCTTCTTTAGGTCCTGAGATAGATCCTGCTCTTgccttttgaaaaatactttcatCCCAGAGATTTCATCCTCAGCACCTCTAAATTCACCTCTTTGGCTGTGTGTGGAACAGAATATACACTCATAATTTCTAAAACAAGTTCATAAGCCATTTGAGGCTTTCTATTGCTGGAAATTATGGGGAAGTTGAGTTAAaatgcttctcttcctccctatttttctacttattttttcatttgtttgttgaactatttatgtatttacatttagAATTCCTATAAAATAGTATAGATGCTTTGTATCCCTGGGGAGGCCAAGAAGGTAAGAGTGTGTAGAAAATCAATCTATGGTTATTATGGACGTTTCATCCCAAGAACAGCTaacagaggagggagggtggggcgTGGGGCTGCGTGAACCCAGTCCCAGGGTGAAGGAAGGAGGATAGTGCAGAGGACACTGAGGTTGGGAGATAGAGTGTTGATAGGGTAACTTTTCTGGGAAAGCTGCCTAATGTTTGtaagttacatttttctttatctacATCTACATCCTGGAAATTACTGTGTTTCAGAGActccaaaaggaaggaaaagaaaacccagagcaACAGAACCAAAAAAACCAGTAGAACCCAAAAAGCCTGCGGAGGCCAAAAAATCTGGCAAGTccacaaaatcaaaagaaaagcaagaaaaaattacagacacatttaaagtgaaaagaaaggtAGACCGTTTTAATGGTGTTTCAGAAGCTGAACTTCTAACCAAGACCCTCCCGGACATTTTGACCTTCAATCTGGACATTGTGATTGTAAGGATTTTTGTCCTCATTTTGGCTTTATAAATAGCATTGGTGGATTAACGTTACTTAACCTCTATTCTTGCAAATAGCATTTTGTTGAAAAGAACCATTTCTGAGAATCCTTTTGGTAGTGAATGGTGTCTCCTTCATGAGGTTGTATTATTATAGGTGTGTTTAAGAGGATGGGTTTCAGATCCTGCCATATGgatatgaccttggacaagcctTAACCTTCCCAATCACCAGTTTCCTTATTAGTGAGGCAGGGGTGATGATCATACCGCCCTCACAGAGTTGCAGTTAGATAAATAGTCCATGTGGATCGCTTAGATGGCATGACACTTGTGAGGTCTCTGTAGATGAGAATACGGATTTGGAGCTTTGGTTTTTGTCAGGAACTATCAGAAATAGCAGTGTGCAAACAGCTGTAGCTGATGTGGAATAAGCTGCTTGCTGGGACTGGAGAAGCCGACGGTGGCTGGACCCGGACTCAGCTGATCGGCTGCTCCAGGACCTTTCTCTTTCCAGCCCAGTTGGGCGGGTGTGGGGGCCTGGGGATAGGAGGGGGTCAAActagtctttgtttttaaaatttaattattttttctttgtattgaagtatagttgacacggTGTTacatagtttcaggtgtacgacatagtgatttgacaagtttatacattataccATGCGCACCGCGAGTGCAGCTGCCATCAGTCCCCGTACACTACTACACGCCCCTCAGCTATGCTCCCTGtgctgtacctcccactcccctcacccgtttgcccatccccctgcctctggccaccaccagtttgctctctgtatttatggctctgtttctgccttttctttttttcccctgactggtttttattttgtttggtcgtttttttattttttttattttttttttatttttatttttttaaagattttatttatttacttgacagagagagacacagcgagagagggaacacaagcagggggagtgggagagggagaagcaggcttcccgccgagcacggagcccgacgcggggctcaatcccaggaccctgagatcatgacctgagccaaaggcagacgcttaacgactgagccacccaggcgcccctgtttggtcgtttttttagagagagagagagagaccgcacaGGCAAGAGCAAGCAGccttggcaggggaggggcagagggagagggaaagagagaatcccaagcaggctccatacccagggCAGAGCCTAAAACAGGATCCATCtcaaagaccctgagatcatgacctcagccaaaatcaagagttgggtgcttaaccaactgaaccacccaggcgcccccagactggtttttaaaaacagcagCAACACTTAAAAGGGAATGTTTTTCTTCACAGTGGAATACTttgggggtccctgggtggctcagtaggtgtggagcttacttaaaaaaaaaaaaaaaggagggcgcctgggtggctcagtcggttaagcgactgccttcggctcaggtcatgatcctggagtcccgggatccagtcccgcatcgggctccctgctcagcagggagtctgcttgtctctctgaccctcctccctctcgtgctctctgtctttcattctctctcttgcaaataaataaataaaatctttaaaaaaaaaaaaaaaaaaaggagtacttTGTTCAGATCGAGACTAGGTACCTGATAAAACAATATTGCTTATGATGCtggattaaatttttattttaataaatttagttTTGTCCATCACTCCTCCACAGAAGCCCTAAGGCTTAAAACCCTACTTTTTAAGACTTAACTGTATAAACATTTTTTGTAGATTGGCATAAACCCAGGACTAATGGCAGCTTACAAAGGGCATCATTACCCTGGACCTGGAAACCATTTTTGTaagtaattactttttttttattattttacttttaaactagGTATCTTTATTaatagtttgggtttttttttaaaccgaattgtgttttttaaaagagagattgtttgtaaaaatacatacctgttttctgtgcatgtgtacacaaaaataaaagtcttgaaactttttggtgttttttgttcaCATTTTGGTGTAAGAGAGTGGAGGGGCAAGAAAAGCAGTActtcttcctttgttttgctAATAGTTTTATAGGAGTTTTACTGTATTTTCgaatgaattttctcttttgcttgctATCTGCGGTGATAATAACAATAGTACCTCGGTGTGCCCGGGCAGACAGGATACTGACCTTCCCAGATTTCTGCTGATCTATTTCCCGGGAAAGATGAAGTGCATTGATCATTGGCGATCAAGTTGTAATAGTTAAGAAATTTTGTGATTGGAGACATTCTCTACAGATACTTCATATCTAGCAGAAAATAGTATTAAAGAGCCGCATTCTTGTACAGTGAGCTTTAAAACCAAGTATAACTACTGTTGTATTATCTTCTGTGTAAGTCCACTTACCTAACACCGCCCAATAAAAAAAGGCATGCAGTAGGCCCTCAGGAAATACTAATCCATTATCTACGTAACAAAAACATTTAGGGCAAAAAATACAGTGATGTATTTTTGGAACTaaggacatattttttaaaaatttctagagaagtttgaacttttcatttcttccactGTCAGGGTGTTTGAATGTTACGGGCCTCTTGGTGTATGTTTATCTGTTCAAGTTATTCCAGGGGCAGGTGGTTGTGTTACCAGttattagaaaggaaaacaaacagttTCGAAGTTTCCTACACTGACTAGCTGTGTATTTCCAACAGCCATTTACCTAAACTGCCCTGTGAAAAagggatgaaaataataattaatatttcgTAAGATAGTTATgatcattaaatgagataatccatgcaGAGGGCTTCGCACATAGTAATTGCTTGATATGGTATTTacccataattttttaaatatcgtaaatcttttttttttttttttgtactttcagGATAAAATGTAGACTACCATATCGATTCATGGGGCAAAAACCTTTCATCTATATGGAAATAAATTGAACTCTCATTTTCACAGggaagtgtctgtttatgtcaGGCCTGAGTGAGGTCCAGCTGAACCATATGGATGATCACACGTTACCAGGGAAGTATGGTATTGGATTTACCAATATGGTGGAAAGGACAACACCAGGCAGCAAAGATCTTTCCAggtaattacatttatttttataggttGGAACCTGTTCGTGCAGATGCCCTATATACCCTTGGAATACTATATGTACCTAGTTCAAGCTGAGCTTAACAAATACATGAATCGATCTTTTATTCACAGCTATCTGAATTtagcatattataaatattgccATACTTATATTTTGACtactttttaattcaattttagtAAAGAATTTCGTGAAGGAGGACGTATTCTAGTGCAGAAATTACAGAAATATCAGCCACGAATAGCAGTGTTTAATGGAAAATGTaagatttacttttaaattttatcgTTTTTCTTTGCTAACATTATGGGCAATGTAAATatgtttgtatttcattttaggtATTTATGAAATTTTTAGTAAAGAAGTTTTTGGAGTTAAGGTTAAAAACTTAGAATTTGGACTTCAACCCCATAAGATCCCAGACACAGAAACTGTAAGTccttaaaattacatttgtaaatcagctaaatatgattttttttctagctaGCTTCCCTTTTTTATTTGTCCTATCCATTGTAATTGATGCCATGAAAAAGAACACTGGATTTTGTTGAGTAATAGTTATATATCAACTCAAACTAGTAGTTGCAAATTAATTCAGgtactgttatttaaaaaaaaaaaagaaacatttgtcaGATAAAATGTCTTACTGATGTTATTTGGCTAAAATATTGGAAGGAGCTAGCTAGCATACACTCAGAATCTATTTAATGGCATATTCTTACCAAATTCAAGTAGATTAGCCCTTATTCAGTatgaaacaaatatgtaaatatggaCATGCTCCCGATTAGTAAAACTGCTCATCACCCTCCTGCTTGTATATCTTAGCCCAGTTTCATTTTAGAGCCGTATAAATAGTATACAGCTCAGTTGCAGACAGACGTCCGGCCAGTCTGACTGGCACGTGATACTATTTACTATGGCCTGTCCATGAGGCATCATGAAgtaacagtggttttcaaactccGTCATTTCTACAGAGCTTCTGCAGACATTTGGTTGaaattttgcttcttaaatatagttttaagttttgtttacaactttttaaaaaactttaaaaaactaaaaaaacagtaCTTTAAATGATGGAGAAGCCAGTGTGCCACCAGATTTTTATGGAGACCTCAGAATAAAGTTTCTGCCACTTACATTTGAACTTCTCCTttaaatttcttctgtttttaacttgttttaaATATGTGATTGATAAAGTAGGTGGTAGCCCTGGTCTTTCTTTAAACCGAGGCCTACACTTGTCTACTTTGGTAAAATTGTATAGCGGAGTTCATGGCTTTCTATGAATTACTGTGCATCATTGTCCCTGAAGAGCCAGATGAGGCTCAGCTACATCTCTTGAATATATGTGGCCGTAATAGTGCAATACTAAGTGAACTTGAATCATATCACGACAGGTAGTTTTACCTCTTATAATGAGCTGGGAATActtgtatcttttaaaatttattctttgttaTGAAATACAGTTATTGATGATGTTAGTGATTCAGCTCTGAAACAAAAAACTActtttttgggacacctgggtggctcagtcggttaagcatctgccttcagctcaggttatgatcccagggtcctgggatcgagtcccacatcgggctccttgctcagcagggagcctgcttctccctctccctctgcccctccccctgctcatgctcactctctctctctctgacaaataaataaaattaaaaaaaaaaaaaactactttttcaaatttctggatttttttctttttaagattttatttacttgagagagagagagcacatgagcaggagcAAGGGAGGGGaagtagaagcagactcccctctgagcagagagcccaactcggactttgatcctgggactccaggatcatgacctgagcttaagcagacgtttaaccaactgagccacccaggcgcccctctggatcattttattttattttattttatttatttttgaaaagattttatttatttcagagacaggggggagagagagataatgagagagcacacaggcatgagcagggggaggggcagagggagaagcagacaccccgctgagcagagagcctgatacaggactgtatcccaggaccctgagatcatgacctgagcctaaggcagatgcttaaccatctgagccacccaggcgcccccctctggATCATTTTAATTGAAGAATATCTTGGGATGGGAAAATGTGCTATTACAAAACCTGGTAGCATTTGCACCTACACATCTTTGAGTCAGGAGTTTCTAAATGCCTtctaaacaaaactaaataatttGTTTCTGTAATGTTATGGAGGTCAATATAGAAATTGCAACTGGAAATTCCATAGTCTAGCAGCCTCACTCTTTGAtacatatgtgatatatattatatgttgtAGTCTATGAAGGACAGTTTGTTGTCAGTATCCCAAATGATAAATGCAAATGTCTTTCTCCTTAGTCCTTCcaattctaggaatttatccagcAGATATGCTCACACATactcaaaattaaatttgtacAAGGTTTTTCACTACagcttataataaaaaaaagactatgccCACAGCTGGGccttggttaaataaatatacaagtactacacagctataaaaaagaacGTCTTTTTACTCTAATATAGCTCTCTGGTACAGAATTATCTCTGAATATGCTGTCGAGTCAAAAAGCAAGGTATAGAATAGGGAATAGAGAGCATGTTACCATtcgtgtgttttttaaaaagggtgcGGGAGAGTACATATATTAGACACATTTGATTGTATATTCATAGAATACCTCTGGAACCAGCAACTTTGATTGCCCTGGGAAGAGAACTAGGTGGATAGAGATAGCATCGGGAGGGAAGACTTTCAATGTATACTTCTGTGCCCTTTTGTACCTTTAGAATTGTGAACAGTCTTGtctattaaaaagacaagactATTAATTGATAAATGAACATGGGGCAAACACCTCATCATTTTTGATTTATTGACTT from Halichoerus grypus chromosome 6, mHalGry1.hap1.1, whole genome shotgun sequence harbors:
- the TDG gene encoding G/T mismatch-specific thymine DNA glycosylase; translated protein: MEAENAGSYSLQQAQAFYTFPFQQMMAEAPDRAVVSEQQMPAEVLDPAPAQEPVQETPKGRKRKPRATEPKKPVEPKKPAEAKKSGKSTKSKEKQEKITDTFKVKRKVDRFNGVSEAELLTKTLPDILTFNLDIVIIGINPGLMAAYKGHHYPGPGNHFWKCLFMSGLSEVQLNHMDDHTLPGKYGIGFTNMVERTTPGSKDLSSKEFREGGRILVQKLQKYQPRIAVFNGKCIYEIFSKEVFGVKVKNLEFGLQPHKIPDTETLCYVMPSSSARCAQFPRAQDKVHYYIKLKDLRDQLKGIERNTDVQEVQYTFDLQLAQEDAKKMAVKEEKYDPGYEAAYGGAYAENPCSGDPCSFSSRGLTDSGESTFGDIPNGQWMTESFTDQIPSFNNHCGTLEQEEGNHA